In a genomic window of Nicotiana tabacum cultivar K326 unplaced genomic scaffold, ASM71507v2 Un00011, whole genome shotgun sequence:
- the LOC142178872 gene encoding secreted RxLR effector protein 161-like — protein sequence MENAKSIGTPISPTTILDEDSNGKKVDEIMYRGIIGSLLYLIASRPDIMFSVCKCVRFQSASKESHLTAVERIVRYLIGTSELGLWYDCSNNFALRGFSDADFASDKIDRKSTSDTCQLLGNALVSWHSKKQNCVALSTTETEYLAVGSCCTQVLWIMHQLLNYDLSLTSTPIFCDNTSVICLLKKIVHYSRAKHIEIKHHFIRDHVAIGDIVLEFISTDSQLADILTKSLLEERFCFLRKKIGIVPNL from the coding sequence ATGGAAAATGCTAAGTCAATCGGCACTCCAATAAGTCCAACAACAATACTCGATGAAGACAGCAATGGAAAAAAGGTTGATGAAATCATGTATAGAGGAATAATTGGATCCTTATTGTATCTCATTGCTAGTCGACCAGATATTATGTTCAGTGTATGCAAGTGTGTAAGATTTCAGTCGGCTTCCAAGGAATCCCATCTCACTGCTGTCGAACGAATTGTTAGATATCTAATTGGTACTTCTGAGCTAGGGTTATGGTATGATTGTTCTAACAATTTTGCTTTAAGAGGCTTTTCAGATGCAGATTTTGCAAGTGACAAGATAGATAGAAAAAGCACAAGTGACACGTGTCAACTCTTGGGAAATGCATTAGTatcttggcatagcaagaaacaAAATTGTGTTGCCCTATCAACGACTGAAACAGAATATTTAGCCGTTGGCAGCTGTTGTACACAAGTTCTATGGATTATGCATCAACTTCTCAACTATGATTTATCTCTTACCTCTACtcctatattttgtgataatactAGTGTTATttgtttattaaaaaaaattgtgcaTTACTCTAGAGCAAAGCATATAGAAATTAAGCATCATTTTATCCGTGATCATGTCGCTATAGGTGATATTGTTTTAGAATTTATTAGTACTGATTCTCAACTTGCTGATATTCTTACAAAATCACTTTTGGAAGAAAGATTTTGTTTCCTCCGAAAAAAGATTGGAATTGTGCCAAATTTGTAA